From Elaeis guineensis isolate ETL-2024a chromosome 16, EG11, whole genome shotgun sequence, a single genomic window includes:
- the LOC105059466 gene encoding phosphatidylinositol N-acetylglucosaminyltransferase subunit C, protein MMKGAADRILHHPKWKKVAYGGMQPGYDDNYTDESFLEAMVMNANVVKRDLFKVMQDSVSISQYLCIVALVISVWIHTLGSVIDETSLLKLDVGLLALGFSVLLLTTSQLSQQLLSRYLLNISFFISGLYILAPVYHTLTRSISSDSIYALTVSLLVVHLFLHDYSGSTIRPPGALNNPTLASNISLNASIVASVLVASRLPSRLHVFAIMFFSLQIFLFAPLITFCIKKYSFKLHMWFSFALMVMTLSVVFQLHRMLFVLLLGLLVFVSVVCPYWLIRIQEYKFEINGPWDEAKLCFDITE, encoded by the coding sequence ATGATGAAGGGTGCAGCAGACAGGATCTTACATCATCCAAAGTGGAAGAAAGTAGCCTATGGAGGAATGCAGCCGGGGTATGATGATAACTATACCGATGAGTCATTCCTTGAAGCAATGGTTATGAATGCTAATGTTGTAAAGAGGGATCTGTTTAAGGTGATGCAAGACTCTGTTTCCATATCTCAGTATCTTTGCATCGTTGCTCTTGTGATTTCTGTCTGGATTCATACATTGGGTTCAGTCATTGATGAGACCTCTCTGCTTAAACTGGATGTTGGCCTTCTAGCACTCGGCTTTTCTGTTCTTTTGCTGACAACAAGTCAGCTTTCTCAGCAGCTTCTCTCTCGATATCTTCTTAACATTTCCTTCTTCATTAGTGGCTTGTACATTTTAGCGCCTGTATATCACACACTCACCAGGTCTATCAGTTCAGACTCTATATATGCACTCACCGTGTCACTTCTTGTGGTCCATCTCTTCTTGCACGACTACTCTGGTTCCACAATAAGACCTCCTGGTGCTCTGAACAACCCAACCTTGGCCAGTAACATTTCTTTGAATGCATCAATAGTAGCTTCAGTTCTAGTGGCTTCTCGCCTCCCATCTAGGCTTCATGTCTTTGCCATCATGTTCTTTTCTTTGCAAATCTTTCTTTTTGCACCACTCATCACATTCTGCATTAAGAAATACTCCTTCAAACTGCATATGTGGTTTTCGTTTGCATTGATGGTTATGACCTTGAGTGTTGTATTCCAGTTGCATCGTATGCTCTTTGTTCTTTTGCTGGGTCTTCTGGTTTTTGTATCAGTTGTTTGCCCTTACTGGCTTATAAGGATACAGGAATACAAGTTTGAGATAAATGGTCCCTGGGATGAAGCTAAGCTCTGCTTTGATATAACTGAGTGA
- the LOC105059465 gene encoding homeobox-leucine zipper protein HAT1, with translation MMQEKVDLGLSLSLHPSQNTFPLPSSTPSFSPFPLYQKPQWNNLLIPSSAEAAQPMLKGIDVNRKPAMESLLNAEEEEEGESSPDSTLSSVSEKRSTERDPFCNGEVHGLERTGSRGVSDEEDGEGSRKKLRLSKEQSAVLEECFKEHNTLNPRQKIALAKQLNLRPRQVEVWFQNRRARTKVKQTEVDCEYLKKWCERLTQENRRLQKEVAKLRALKLLLLPVNMMPPTTLTMCPSCRRVIAPSNSSNFSSTATTAATSSSPLANHQHHHLFPTAAYSSPNPWIMAPFGAAYLHQSS, from the exons ATGAtgcaagaaaaggttgatctagGCCTTAGCTTGAGCCTCCACCCTTCTCAAAATACCTTCCCCCTGCCTTCTTCCACCCCCTCTTTTTCCCCATTCCCCCTCTACCAAAAGCCACAATGGAATAATCTTCTAATTCCTTCTTCag CAGAGGCGGCGCAGCCAATGCTGAAGGGGATCGATGTGAACCGGAAGCCAGCAATGGAGAGTCTTCTTaatgcggaggaggaggaggagggggagtcGTCACCCGATAGCACGCTTTCGAGTGTGAGCGAGAAGAGGAGTACTGAAAGGGATCCATTTTGCAACGGTGAGGTTCATGGGCTTGAGAGGACGGGCTCGAGAGGAGTCAGTGATGAGGAGGATGGAGAGGGCTCACGGAAGAAGCTCCGGCTCTCCAAGGAGCAGTCTGCTGTTCTTGAGGAGTGCTTCAAGGAGCACAACACCCTCAATCCG AGGCAGAAGATTGCGTTGGCAAAGCAACTCAACCTGAGGCCAAGGCAGGTGGAAGTGTGGTTCCAGAACAGAAGAGCAAG GACCAAGGTGAAGCAGACTGAGGTGGATTGTGAGTACTTGAAGAAGTGGTGTGAGAGGCTGACACAAGAAAACAGAAGGTTACAGAAGGAAGTTGCCAAGCTGAGGGCGCTGAAGCTGCTGTTACTGCCGGTGAACATGATGCCTCCCACCACTCTCACCATGTGTCCTTCTTGCCGGCGAGTGATCGCCCCCTCGAACTCATCCAACTTCTCCTCCACCGCCACCACCGCCGCCACCTCTTCGTCTCCACTGGCAAACCACCAGCACCACCACTTGTTCCCCACCGCGGCCTACTCGAGTCCAAATCCATGGAtcatggctccttttggagctgccTATCTCCATCAGAGCTCCTAA